A stretch of the Vicia villosa cultivar HV-30 ecotype Madison, WI unplaced genomic scaffold, Vvil1.0 ctg.000024F_1_1, whole genome shotgun sequence genome encodes the following:
- the LOC131622056 gene encoding uncharacterized protein LOC131622056, with protein sequence MVSETTLLRDAIGSFVAWPSELITISDETAPIKPAIKGKGILQEEESVASLKEASARESQQVTQQVRSVPPSGPPKQAARKGGAFVPRYRATLATMVDMSDMKDGALREIDMDESVFGIEFKSHITIDDLQEIFNQDQLGVSNMHSYIRLLYDRVLRGTALSNRFRFVSSAHCSGMEIVSDPESVRQRLVDRFMSTGNTECLHLWAYNTRPVGAHWLLLAINPIREVVYYLNSVKGEWTNYPAMKEIVDL encoded by the exons atggtctcagagacgacattgctgcgagatgcaataggatcgtttgttgcatggccctcggagctcattaccattagtgatgag actgctcctataaaacccgcaattaagggtaaagggattttacaggaggaggagtctgttgcatcgctaaaagag gcatccgctcgggagtcacaacaagtgacgcagcaggttcgtagtgtaccacccagtggtcctccgaagcaagcggcaagaaaaggcggtgcttttgtgcctcgataccgggcgacactcgcaacaatggttgatatgtccgatatgaaggatggtgctttacgggaaatcgatatggatgaaagtgtcttcggtattgagttcaagtcacatattacaattgatgacttgcaagagatttttaaccaagatcaactaggcgtcagtaatatgcattcatacatccg gttgttgtatgacagagtgttgcgcgggactgcattgtctaacagattccggttcgtgtcttccgcccattgcagcggaatggaaattgtttcggatccggaatctgttagacagcgcttagtcgatagattcatgtccaccggcaatacagaatgtctgcatctttgggcgtataatacccgaccagtagg agcacactggttgctgcttgctatcaacccgataagggaagtcgtgtattatctgaattcggtaaagggtgaatggaccaattatccggccatgaaggaaatcgttgatttgtaa